In Corylus avellana chromosome ca2, CavTom2PMs-1.0, the following proteins share a genomic window:
- the LOC132169294 gene encoding ankyrin repeat-containing protein P16F5.05c-like has protein sequence MSIPQRASGSIGQDNDQEDFNSAKSNMSPDNDFIDDPLAREKRFYYLATSVPLYQAALKGDWKVAKALFEKYPDVFRRPITEGNETALHIAVTAERTDFVKELVKCMDPVEIALPNNNGNTALYFAAGSGIVSIAQEMVEKQKELPLIRGSGDKTPLYVAALNGRRKMVSYLYPLTPFEDLETIERIDILIATISTDMYGMYLGV, from the exons ATGAGTATTCCTCAAAGGGCTTCTGGTAGTATTGGACAAGATAATGATCAAGAAGATTTCAATTCCGCTAAATCAAACATGTCACCAGATAATGATTTTATAGATGATCCTTTGGCGA GGGAAAAAAGATTTTACTACCTCGCCACTTCCGTTCCCCTCTATCAAGCTGCCCTAAAAGGAGATTGGAAAGTTGCTAAGGCTCTATTTGAGAAATATCCAGATGTCTTTCGCCGTCCCATAACAGAAGGGAATGAGACAGCTCTTCACATCGCAGTCACAGCAGAACGCACTGATTTTGTTAAAGAACTGGTCAAATGTATGGATCCGGTTGAAATAGCATTACCAAATAACAATGGAAACACAGCCCTTTACTTTGCTGCTGGATCAGGAATCGTGTCCATTGCCCAGGAGATGGTGGAAAAGCAAAAGGAACTGCCATTAATCCGCGGTAGCGGTGACAAGACCCCACTTTACGTGGCAGCTTTAAACGGACGTAGAAAGATGGTGTCGTATCTATACCCTCTCACTCCTTTTGAAGATTTGGAAACTATCGAACGCATTGATATCCTTATTGCTACTATTTCTACTGATATGTACGGTATGTATTTGggagtttga